The Astyanax mexicanus isolate ESR-SI-001 chromosome 8, AstMex3_surface, whole genome shotgun sequence sequence ttgttttgtgtatgacctggactgtgctttcaccaccgcctcttggattatctctgatactggattgcttgtgtatgaactctggactgtctctcgtttatggtatggttttgtcttcattgctctgtctactggtgatcaccattgtttctgtatcgaccctgattacatctgtttattattataataaacatactttatttttatcagtatctgcgcttgtctgctattctgttctgaccatgacagtctTTGTATATTCAGGAGAAATTAGATGAGATTTTTCTCATATCTAAAACAATTGATAgattatttgttcattttattatctgctctctctctctccaggctcACTGTATTAATCTGGGTGGTAATCTGGTCTCAGTCCACAGTGAAAATGAGTATCAGATGGTGAAGGCCCTCATCCGCACTTACGACCCCAAAGAGAAATCTTCATGGATCGGACTCTCCAACTGCCAGAAGGTAAGAAAAAACTAATTCCacacagcaaacaaaacaaaaataactgtgaacattttaacaatttaacattATGATAACATTAGTAATATAACAGCAACACACATGGTGAGTATGGAGTAGTAGGTTTTGCATTGTAGGCATTCAGAGTCCCATATTTTACTACAACATAAACCAGAGAAtagtaatataaataattataaagaataaaagaggacaaaattaatgtttaaccctttcagacctgaattacgtTCCAGTGAGAGACAATTATATgaatgttgttttctgtctgtaatgcacacataAAAAACTCTAATATATAAAAAtcaaatccaattaactaaaatattgaatTTATCTTAATCTCCATAATATAAAGGGttctaaataacataaaaattagaaaataggagctcttgtttttttcagtgcagggGGCAGGGCTaatctactgtttcattggcttgcaaactttttattggctggttcatggtctattctgatgcaCAACTGGTCTCAAATAGTGATATATGGAccaaaacatcaaataaaaaaaaagaaaatacaccaTGTCCATTGTCCATTGTCTGAAAgggttacagtttttctcagtcaatttggtaCATTTCTCAGATCAGAATTTAAAACAGAATTCTCAAAACAGTTCATTTAATCTCCACGTTTCCTTGTTACTTGTGCACATCATAAATGCATTAATGCATTTCtcattgtgtttcacattttgcaaaTGTGTTTGTCATTCATGCAAATGGTTGTGTAGAATTtttatagctattttttttttttttttttgcattatccatAGCTTATAAAAATGTGCTTATAAAAATGTGTTGTACTGATTATCTGTTGAATTGTCTTACCCTACAaaacatttaggctttaggtCATTGCTTTGGTCATTATATGGAAGTGCTGAACCagtagatagatagctagatagatagctagctagctagctagctagctagctagatagatagatagatagatagatagatagatagatagatagatagatagatagatagatagatagatagatagatagatagatatttacttatattttctACTATTCCTTTGCCATTGCAGAAGAACAGCTGGGTCTGGTCTGACGGGAGCAGGTATGGGTACAGCAAGTGGAATCCAAGAGAGCCCAATCACAAATTGGGAGAGTGCTGTGTGCACATCAATGACAGCTGTACGtttcatgtatttattacatcttgtataaattgttttatatatattttcatatatggttctggaaaagaaataagagaccatttaaaaaaatattggtttctttgattttaccaaattgaaaacctctggaatataatcaagaggaagatggatgatcacaagccatcaaaccaccaaactgaactgcttgaatttctgcaccaggagtaaaggcataaagttatccaaaagcagtgtgtaagactggtggaggagaacatgatgccaagatgcataaaaactgtgattaaaaaccaggattattccaccaaatattgatttctgaactctcaaacctttatgaaaatgaacttgttttctttgcattatctgaggtctgaaatttttgcatctttttttttgtttttccagtcatttttcattttttgcatataaatgctctaaatgacaatatttttatttggaatttgatagaaattgaagtgctctcttaatgttttccagagctgtatttctttttttaaagttacatattttgaaatgttgtttctgttttttttttttgtctacagcTCAGAAGAACTGGAATGATATCCCATGTAAAAATAAGTATCCATTTGTCTGCGTCAGGAGGCTGTGAAATTCTAAGAAGCCAGTAAAATAATGTCCATCTACATTAAAATATAGCAATAAAATCTCTTAatcattaaaattttaaaaataaaaaataaaaataaagcatagAAAGTGAATACATGAGTCATGtgatttttgtcttgtttttatatatgattatatattatatatgattcTTATCAGacatatatattcactgataAAAAAACTTCACAAATCttcacaaaaaataattaaacacatgATTAGAAtaggtaagagcctcccattggataattactgcatgggtaaTTATgttgtttcagctggcaacaaattatttaactaaactgatgcagggagtagcttctcacttCAACAACCATGTAGAAAGGACTCATCCTGTGGTTGTAAAAAAGACGTAAATCTTTTTCAGAAGAGTTAATTTATTTGCATCAAGCAAAGGAAACATCTAAGGAGAAAAACTTTGAAACTACTAAAATCGGGTTAAGAACTTTCACATCCAGGTTAAGAACAGATTATTAAACAGAGGAAGGACATTGGGGGAAATCATCTTCCAGAATTGTTTTTTACAGTGATCGAAATTAATCGATAATCACTTAAATCACTTGGTGAAATTAAATCATAGAAATCAACACTAGAATTCAGGGATATCATGTTTAACAGTgatagtaagagctttaccacatGTACAATTTAAAGGGAACTCAGAGGATTGGGACTAAATAGCTGTTtatccttttctctctcctctaaagttgctgttttggagatatttgttttgTATTGGACAGCAGTTGgcagaacatggcagaaatttacctgtaCACTACTCACTTCCAGATCAGTGTAGATTTAGGTGTGAAAATAAAGTGTTGATGGACATTATAATAGGGCCTAAAGACTTAGACCTAAATTGGAATTTTTTGTATTCATTTCCAAAGCTCAATGTAATTGTGCAGCAAGGAGAGGACATGAAGAGCGGGTGCACacgcaagtaatatttattgaagACAGAAAACAGACAAACAATGAACCAAAAACAGGATAACTAGAAAAAACCAAGATAATCGGAGTCCCTCTTCCCTCCATCTCGAGAtttacaccacacgctgcatccgaaaaagccaccagcattgtggatgaccccacccatccctcacacggactcttcgctctgatgccgtccggcagaagatacaggagcatccgagcctccactaccagactctgcaacagcttcttccaccaggcagtcagactcctcaacgcacagagacagagctgatccccaccccacccaccacacacccaacacactcacacaaaaactgaactgaacacaccaccccccctttacacacacaaagatatTTTGTATTTGTCTGTATATGTCTATCTTgtgtaattaaacatttaaatcttgaaGTATTGCTTAACATTTGCGCCAGACCTTCTCGAAGGCTAGGTAAAGGGGGTACAGATGAAGTAGAGCTCATGAGTCTCTGGCAGACTGACCCACTGCTTACTCCCGGGCTGCACCGCTCCTGACCTCTCACCCGCGCTGCAGTCCTCCACCCTCGTACCGTTCCCCGGGGCCCAGTTCTGGTAGCAGACGGTAGATCCAATGACCCAGAACCAGAAGTCCTGAGCACAGGTGTGACGCAGGCCCAACCACACAAAGGGAGTGGAGACAGTTCTAGTAACATTCTCCACCAAGCGCTGAACTGTTTCATTGTGAACAGAGACCAGGTCCATCCGATTGTCCCTGCAGTATTTCAGAGCGTTCCACCACGTCTTTTTCTCTTCAACCAGAATCAGTGGAGTTTCTGCAAGCACAAAAATCTGATATGTTCATCCAAAATCCCTACTAAATTAAAGAATTTAAtaagattttaataatataatcatCAAGAAAGGCTTGACACTAGACCTTAGGCCTTGTGTAATCTTCAAAGGAAATTATAAAATCCATTAATGCAGGAGTGTCTGTAGTAAACAATGTGCATAGGCCCTTTTTCTCACTCCATAAAAATACCAAAAGTATATAATTTTTATGTGACTTGACCTGGGACTTGTACATATGTACATAAAGTGCAAGGATTGCAGTATTTTAAaagaattaatgtattaatgtggaGCAGGTTTGCTCATACAGCTCTGTACAAATATCAAAGACCCTGTGCCCTCTCATACaccatgcaaaaggcatgttgcgatgctctttgctatctatgcttacaccctgtcaacagtctattttcacatcttgcacCTGCGCCGCTACACtgatgtgtgtggtggtctgaaagtgaggtgtgttcaggtaaatttctgaggtGTTTCTATCTTgatggcaggaaatacaggtgctccactgattgAGTAAAACCCTGACAACGGTCAACattcagccacccaatcctatcttagtcaTGTAGGAACTTGATGCACTTTAAGCACACTCAGCACGCGTacaactttacacatacacacacacacacacacacgggcatgCTGCAGCACGCAAATCCAGATTTTACCTCACCAATAATGAGAAAAAGGAAAATTCAACTTTGCTGTTCCCTTAAGTAAGCTGCTGGTGCGAACGTGCAGGTCAGCATCCTCTGCTAAGACGAAAAAAAAcaccgtgctgttaagatacaaactcGCCAAAGCCAGAGCGCACCTGCCTTTTAAAGGAAACGACAActgcccaaaacaaacccatgattaattaagagaaatagtaTACGTCTTTTGTATGTTTCAAGCCGTGCAAGGCATATATGCACTCTCACGAtacaaaagacacactgacatgccctaaatccagctgcaatGGACGTGTTTGACaaatccaggtagctgcgccactAAAATAGCAATGTGCTATGATATCACTCTGCTTTACAGTCATACACGCAATTAATACACAATAACCCAGgcgtgtgattttgtgtgtgtgtgtgttactactTACCGTCATAGCAGACAAAGTAATGTAAGTTAGTGCAGCTTATAGCGGTCCAGTTGTATGCACCTTCACTGCGTAATTCCCCACAGTTACCGATCCCAGCAGCACCTGGCTGACTAGTATTCCAGTATCTGTACGAGGCATTGCTCCCATCAGACCAGACCCAGGTCTAAGAACAAATTAATACCTAATTCATCATCCTCGTCATCATCACTATcatattcatcatcatcattattatcatattcatcatcatcactatcatcatcatta is a genomic window containing:
- the LOC111188235 gene encoding snaclec 5-like, with product METPLILVEEKKTWWNALKYCRDNRMDLVSVHNETVQRLVENVTRTVSTPFVWLGLRHTCAQDFWFWVIGSTVCYQNWAPGNGTRVEDCSAGERSGAVQPGSKQWVSLPETHELYFICTPFT
- the LOC111194205 gene encoding lactose-binding lectin l-2-like yields the protein MGRVAWICVLFMASSALGVEIKPLSDSSLNQLVHEQIKNPETASEKNSCTPNCPYGWVKFDGRCFAYFGSEMDWAGAEAHCINLGGNLVSVHSENEYQMVKALIRTYDPKEKSSWIGLSNCQKKNSWVWSDGSRYGYSKWNPREPNHKLGECCVHINDSSQKNWNDIPCKNKYPFVCVRRL